In Candidatus Krumholzibacteriia bacterium, the sequence CAGCTCGAGGTTGGCCTGCACGTCGCCGAGCTTCGGTGCGATCTGGCCCAGGCCCAGGCGCAGCGAGCGCAGCCCTTGCCCGGCAGCGCTCTCCATCGCCGTGGCAGTCTTGGTCGTCATCGTGGCCTCACTCGCAGTGCAGCGCGCCTGGCGACCGCCGCGTCCTTGCGGCCCGCCCGGGAAGCCGGCGCTGCATCCCCACATCATACTGTACGAGCCGCTCGTCCGTGGGTGGGTCAGAACCAGGGAGCATCGAGGCGCGTCGGCATGTCGGCGAGCACGTAGGCCATGACCGCCATGGCAGCCACGTGCTTGCGCAGCTCGATCGGATCCACCTTGTCCAACATGTCCGCCTGCGTGTGGTGCCACTCGAAGTAATGCTCGCCCACGGTGCGGTGTGCGAGCCCCGGAACGCCGGCCTTCATGAGCGGACCGATATCGGCGCCACCGCCGTCCTCGGTGATCCGCGCCGCGCCGAGGCCGGCGAGGAGCTGGCTCATGTCGCGGACGCGCGCCAAGGCCTGCTGGTGCCGGGCGCGGCCGCCGGCGTCGTTGTCCTCGTGCTGCACCCGGACGCCGAAACCGACGATGCGCTCCACTCCCATGTCCGCTTCCAAGGCGGCGACGTGAGCGCCCACCGCCGCTCCCAGGCTGTCGCGGTAGGCGCTGGCGCCGCGCGTGCCGTTCTCCTCGTTCGTCCACAGCACCACCCGCAGAGTCCGCCGCGGCCGCAAGCCGAGCTGGTGGATGAGCCGCAGCGCCTCCATGGAGATGACACAACCGCCGCCGTCGTCGTTCGCTCCTTGCCCGACGTCCCACGAATCCAGGTGCCCGCCGAGCACCACGATCTCTTCCGGGCGTTCGCTGCCGCGCAGCTCGCCGATGACATTGTGGGCGCGGACATCGGGGAGCATCTTGGCCTCCATCCGCAGTTGCACCTGAACGGCCTCCCCGCGGTCATAGAGGCGATGCAGCATCGTCGCGTCCTCGATGCTGATCGCTGCCGCCGGGATGCGCTGGGTGCCTTCGTAGCGCAGGGCGCCGGTGTGCGGCGTGCGCAGGCTCACCGGGCCGACCGAGCGTACCAGCACCGCCACCGCGCCACGGGCGGCGGCGCGCGTGGCGCCGCTGCCGCGGTACTTCACCGTCTCGGTGTAGGTGGTGAAGGGTACGTCGTAGAGGACAATCTTGCCTTCCACGGCGCCGTCCGGGAGCGCCTCGAGCTCCGCCCAGTCGTCCACGACCACCACGGGAGCGGTGACGCCGCGGCGCGGCGTGCC encodes:
- a CDS encoding M20/M25/M40 family metallo-hydrolase; this translates as MRRRTHLCQLVGLFTLLGAIAGSAVADPASLADAYRDEAERLIGAALTSESAYTRLSQLCDGIGHRLSGSPELQRAEEWAAAAMRSDGLEVRLQPVMVPRWVRGRESAEMLQPRYAPLAMLGLGGSVGTPRRGVTAPVVVVDDWAELEALPDGAVEGKIVLYDVPFTTYTETVKYRGSGATRAAARGAVAVLVRSVGPVSLRTPHTGALRYEGTQRIPAAAISIEDATMLHRLYDRGEAVQVQLRMEAKMLPDVRAHNVIGELRGSERPEEIVVLGGHLDSWDVGQGANDDGGGCVISMEALRLIHQLGLRPRRTLRVVLWTNEENGTRGASAYRDSLGAAVGAHVAALEADMGVERIVGFGVRVQHEDNDAGGRARHQQALARVRDMSQLLAGLGAARITEDGGGADIGPLMKAGVPGLAHRTVGEHYFEWHHTQADMLDKVDPIELRKHVAAMAVMAYVLADMPTRLDAPWF